A single window of Chloracidobacterium thermophilum B DNA harbors:
- a CDS encoding TolB family protein — translation MHSAKPWTALFQPVRWMAVLFLSFLAITWPGVAQQPRLGEQGSPKNYPPPRLDPRETHLANLRQLTFGGENAEAYFSFDGKQLVFQSTRDGRACDQIYVMDATGARQRMVSTGLGRTTCAYFLRDGRHIIYSSTHLAQRECPPRPDFSRGYVWALYPGYDIFKASLDGKRLVRLTDAPGYDAEATVSPDGKHIVFTSDRSGDLELYIMDTDGKNLRQLTHTPGYDGGAFFSHDGKQIVWRASRPEGAELEEYRALLREHLIRPSRLDIYVMNVDGSNVRRLTNNGKANFAPFFTPDDRKVIFSSNMDDPQGRNFELYLVNLDGTGLERVTYEETFDGFPMFSPDGKKLVFASNRNGRARGETNIFIADWIP, via the coding sequence ATGCACTCTGCCAAGCCCTGGACGGCCCTGTTCCAGCCGGTTCGATGGATGGCCGTCCTGTTCCTGTCGTTTCTGGCGATAACCTGGCCCGGCGTAGCCCAGCAGCCACGACTCGGTGAGCAAGGCTCACCAAAAAACTACCCGCCGCCCAGGCTCGACCCGCGTGAAACACACCTTGCCAACCTGCGCCAACTCACCTTCGGCGGCGAAAACGCCGAAGCCTACTTTTCCTTCGATGGCAAACAGCTTGTCTTTCAGTCCACCCGCGACGGCCGCGCCTGCGACCAGATTTACGTGATGGACGCGACCGGCGCACGCCAGCGGATGGTCAGCACCGGTCTTGGGCGTACGACCTGCGCCTATTTTCTCCGCGACGGCCGGCATATCATCTATTCCTCCACACATTTGGCCCAGCGCGAGTGTCCGCCCCGGCCCGACTTCTCGCGCGGCTACGTATGGGCGCTCTACCCAGGCTACGACATTTTCAAGGCCAGCCTGGACGGGAAGCGTCTGGTACGTCTGACCGACGCGCCCGGCTACGACGCCGAAGCCACTGTGTCGCCCGACGGTAAGCACATCGTGTTTACTTCTGACCGCTCCGGCGATCTGGAGCTGTACATCATGGACACCGACGGCAAAAACCTCCGGCAGTTGACCCACACGCCCGGTTACGACGGCGGCGCGTTCTTTTCCCATGACGGGAAGCAGATCGTCTGGCGGGCCAGCCGGCCCGAAGGCGCAGAACTGGAGGAATACCGGGCGTTGCTCAGGGAGCATCTCATCCGTCCCTCCCGGCTCGATATTTACGTTATGAACGTGGACGGCTCGAACGTGCGCCGCCTGACCAACAACGGTAAGGCCAACTTTGCCCCGTTTTTCACGCCGGATGACCGGAAGGTGATTTTCTCGTCGAATATGGATGATCCCCAGGGGCGCAACTTCGAGCTGTATCTCGTCAACCTGGATGGCACCGGGCTGGAGCGCGTCACCTACGAGGAGACCTTCGATGGCTTTCCGATGTTTTCACCCGACGGGAAAAAACTGGTCTTCGCCTCGAACCGCAACGGACGGGCGCGCGGCGAGACCAACATCTTCATTGCCGACTGGATTCCATAA
- a CDS encoding patatin-like phospholipase family protein, producing MPKSKPPTARSKTALILAGGGITGVVYEIGALHALDQYLGEGFTIADFDMIIGLSAGAFVGSFLANGITPEAMFAALRQDPRAPLAPFPKWDVFRPNFGEFFERALALPRTLALNAFKKLRKVAGGNPYVSVFDEVLPSGIFVNDRVESYLRHSLHRLGRTNDFRQLRRRLYVIATELDTGDRIVFGDEGHDHVPISKAVQASTAIPLFYRPVRIGRRDYVDGAMRKTLHADIAIAKGAKLIVCINPVVPLRNDIEREAVPLFEGKGRYLREKGFGYIAWQMLRVLLHSRIELGLERYKRLHPDVDIILIEPRMDDYRMFFHNIMDYEARVPMAKHGCDTAMAHLAEHFDEYGAIFARHGIQMVRPGRRIPLSVPVHRPAPPRAPAFRSDRDVSRLQASLDALAARLL from the coding sequence ATGCCCAAGTCAAAGCCACCCACAGCCCGCAGCAAAACCGCCCTCATCCTGGCCGGGGGCGGTATTACCGGTGTTGTCTATGAGATTGGCGCCCTGCACGCGCTCGACCAGTACCTTGGTGAAGGATTCACCATCGCTGACTTCGACATGATCATCGGCCTGTCGGCCGGGGCGTTTGTCGGTTCGTTTCTGGCCAATGGCATCACGCCGGAAGCCATGTTTGCCGCGCTGCGCCAGGACCCGCGTGCTCCTCTTGCGCCTTTCCCCAAGTGGGACGTGTTCCGCCCCAACTTTGGTGAGTTTTTCGAGCGCGCGCTGGCGCTGCCGCGCACGCTGGCGCTCAACGCCTTCAAAAAGCTGCGCAAAGTCGCCGGGGGTAATCCTTATGTGAGTGTCTTCGACGAAGTGCTGCCTTCGGGAATCTTTGTCAACGACCGGGTGGAAAGCTATCTGCGGCACAGTCTTCACCGGCTGGGACGCACGAATGACTTTCGCCAACTGCGGCGTCGGCTTTACGTCATCGCCACGGAACTGGACACCGGCGACCGCATTGTTTTTGGCGATGAAGGCCACGATCACGTGCCCATCTCGAAAGCCGTCCAGGCTTCGACGGCCATCCCGTTGTTTTACCGCCCGGTGCGGATCGGACGGCGCGACTACGTGGATGGCGCCATGCGCAAAACACTGCACGCCGACATTGCCATTGCCAAGGGGGCGAAACTCATCGTCTGCATCAACCCCGTTGTTCCCCTGCGGAACGACATCGAGCGGGAAGCCGTCCCGTTGTTCGAGGGTAAGGGGCGCTATTTGCGGGAAAAAGGCTTTGGCTACATTGCGTGGCAGATGCTGCGGGTCTTGCTGCACTCGCGCATCGAGCTGGGGCTGGAACGCTACAAACGCCTGCACCCGGATGTGGACATCATCCTCATCGAGCCACGGATGGACGATTACCGGATGTTTTTCCACAACATCATGGACTACGAAGCGCGTGTCCCTATGGCCAAGCATGGTTGTGACACAGCCATGGCGCATCTGGCGGAACACTTCGACGAATACGGTGCTATCTTTGCCCGTCACGGCATCCAGATGGTTCGGCCGGGGCGACGCATTCCGCTTTCGGTTCCCGTCCACCGTCCGGCGCCGCCGCGTGCACCGGCGTTCAGATCGGACCGCGACGTATCGCGCCTCCAGGCTTCCCTCGATGCCCTGGCCGCCCGGCTGTTGTGA
- a CDS encoding FFLEELY motif protein: MPQKASAKPKINLALKRELQDFQVKQLKRNFSDLYTSQEYGQLCEFFAQDIYAPRDFEERNRSFEQISSYFRNALGERLFHGLIRLLDLYEMSDAMDDLMVVTLEKMGVRKNITQEQYDEAYYRCNNYDERIEQLDLIVECFHFTHNLCQYRFIGMILKTARMTSHLFSSSKDSIVDMLERGYQALRPVKNIKPFTDTIYERELKRLNRIYDFYSQRVALS, encoded by the coding sequence ATGCCCCAGAAAGCGTCGGCGAAACCCAAGATCAACCTGGCTCTGAAGCGCGAACTCCAGGATTTTCAAGTCAAACAACTCAAAAGAAACTTCAGCGACCTCTACACCTCGCAGGAGTACGGGCAACTGTGTGAGTTCTTTGCTCAGGACATCTACGCCCCCCGTGACTTCGAGGAGCGCAACCGCAGTTTCGAGCAAATTTCGAGTTACTTCCGCAATGCGCTCGGTGAGCGGCTCTTCCACGGTCTGATCCGCCTGCTTGACCTCTACGAAATGTCCGATGCCATGGACGACCTCATGGTGGTGACGCTGGAAAAGATGGGGGTCAGGAAAAACATTACGCAGGAGCAGTACGATGAAGCCTACTACCGGTGCAACAACTACGACGAGCGCATCGAGCAGCTTGACCTCATCGTGGAGTGCTTTCACTTTACCCACAATCTCTGCCAGTACCGCTTCATCGGGATGATTCTCAAAACGGCCCGGATGACCTCCCATCTGTTCAGCTCATCGAAGGACAGCATCGTGGACATGCTCGAACGGGGCTACCAGGCGCTGCGGCCGGTCAAAAACATCAAGCCGTTCACGGATACGATTTACGAGCGTGAACTCAAGCGCCTGAACCGCATTTACGACTTCTACAGCCAGCGTGTGGCGTTGTCCTGA
- a CDS encoding two-component regulator propeller domain-containing protein translates to MKSGRDSSITQYAIILRQGKAERGGIAGFSGWIGWLWLGLILALPGGQFAAQSPPPGPAISGVVVGESGTPLADVKVVCTGPTAPSTSLLTAGDGRFTFPLPRIGKYTIVATASGYRPQTQTITLNRLDETPADIKLQLSPSSLRVLVRDERAGTPMAGAVVTARLRESSRREASALRALESRRGEYFFGRMEAGVYEVTAVVTGYEAKTSEVVVTGERTTLEVTLLLNRVSTIPLGIRSLDRSFVVPRLPSNDVQTVFPDRDGSVWFGTAAGVCRFDGQQFWSSEAPESPLSPLAGKSVTALARTADGTLWFGLPTGLAALRPTSTTAMALSEPAVAVTCLLPGPSEDLWVGTGQGLYRYWPSPPRWDFIREIGNTRIRALLAVSGGLVAATDRGLFRWPSGPGWEPVLPAAQVGELAAYGLAADPQSLTVWCTTAAGLYTLTPDGQLLPVSGSMLQRPLGACHVDSEGHVWCARADGPGVVVYDPRRQETAEVLTDTEVTAVAGDPDQNVWLATRKGALRYDAYSFVVFDTSRGLPDSDVHAMAPRAEGGLWVGTARGVYAFDGIRFQRVHPELDKISVRALLAAENRLWVGAENGLWLWDGSTVRAVMAGDSAFSQVRSLLLDAARQTLWVATAKALFKVDSTTLKLDSESIPLDGEVRMALLSRSGTVWLATNDGVYRYEPGTAELVVIGTTLGLESLDVRAIVEQPQSGRFWLATGRGIETFDGVSFISDEFRAAVQGGDVQTLYVEQHPSGAFLWVGLGDGSLRKFLLDGDGVAQTYRRDRYDLGGLRFRAMVATPDGHLWLATDAGLVRHRPNVRAPVIDIRLEADGAELPGTAEASLRAGFHRLKFRFTALSQAGPVTYFYRLSGRDAKWRILSPERTPLTTAEYAVAGLPAGEHIFEVRALNRDLYGQQSPVQRYVVRIDAPFYLRGWFWALCVLVMTGGGTGVWFVQRARSREYVLPPALRQFTPIQPNPYVVGNPIRSQAMFFGREDDFHYVARKLEGTPQGLVIVFCGERRTGKSSILYQMANGRLGTAFVPVFIDLQEMLVQGDREFFSRVARLVVEAVAKATATPVSLAADPLFTWAEGMEVAATARDSQASGGNVYDQVREFIGRALQQIGNRQMVWLVDEYELFETKIEEDKLSRDLLPFLASLLDRYERLSFVFTGSRRLEERDKRLWRDLLRRSLFRKVSYLTPNDTRRLITEPVRDRVVYGRGVVEAIVRLTAGQPFYTQVICQNIVDFLNEQERHYVLRADVLTIVEEVVNNPLPQMIYFWEALSDDEKLVLALVADTLVDEQDVVSSTRLAARITECSYPMTLSEATIRLTLEELFRRELLEKYGADAFAYRVDLLRHWIRRSHSVWQVVGEVRSR, encoded by the coding sequence ATGAAAAGTGGGCGTGATAGTTCCATCACACAGTACGCAATTATACTTCGCCAGGGCAAAGCTGAAAGAGGGGGAATCGCTGGCTTTTCAGGCTGGATTGGTTGGCTCTGGCTCGGCCTGATTCTCGCCCTGCCGGGCGGACAGTTTGCCGCGCAGTCGCCACCGCCGGGCCCCGCCATTAGTGGCGTGGTGGTTGGTGAGTCCGGCACACCGCTGGCCGATGTCAAAGTGGTCTGTACCGGACCCACCGCGCCGTCAACCTCACTTCTGACGGCCGGAGATGGCAGGTTCACCTTTCCGCTCCCGCGTATTGGCAAATACACCATTGTGGCAACGGCCAGCGGCTACCGTCCACAGACCCAGACCATCACCCTGAATCGTCTGGATGAAACTCCGGCCGACATCAAACTCCAGCTCTCACCCAGTTCCCTGCGCGTTCTGGTGCGGGATGAGCGGGCCGGTACGCCCATGGCCGGCGCCGTGGTGACAGCGCGGCTGCGGGAATCTTCCCGCCGGGAAGCCAGCGCCCTGCGTGCTCTGGAGAGCCGGCGGGGCGAATACTTCTTTGGGCGGATGGAAGCCGGCGTCTATGAGGTCACGGCGGTGGTGACAGGCTACGAAGCCAAAACGTCCGAAGTTGTCGTCACCGGTGAGCGGACGACGCTCGAAGTGACTCTCCTGCTCAATCGGGTTTCAACCATTCCACTTGGCATCCGCAGTCTGGACCGCTCTTTTGTAGTGCCACGGTTGCCTTCCAACGACGTGCAGACGGTTTTTCCCGACCGTGACGGGAGTGTGTGGTTTGGCACGGCGGCCGGCGTGTGCCGTTTCGACGGGCAGCAGTTCTGGTCATCCGAAGCACCGGAGTCGCCTCTGTCTCCGCTGGCTGGAAAATCGGTAACGGCGCTGGCGCGGACGGCGGACGGCACTCTGTGGTTTGGGCTGCCAACCGGGCTGGCTGCCCTGAGGCCAACGTCAACGACTGCGATGGCCCTCAGTGAACCGGCCGTGGCCGTCACCTGTCTGCTGCCCGGTCCGTCCGAAGACCTGTGGGTGGGCACCGGGCAGGGCCTGTACCGCTACTGGCCGTCGCCACCGCGCTGGGACTTCATCCGGGAAATCGGCAACACGCGCATCCGCGCCTTACTGGCTGTTTCCGGCGGCCTTGTGGCAGCTACCGACCGGGGATTGTTCCGGTGGCCATCGGGGCCGGGCTGGGAACCGGTGCTGCCCGCTGCCCAAGTCGGGGAACTTGCTGCGTATGGCCTGGCGGCTGATCCACAGTCGCTGACCGTGTGGTGCACTACGGCTGCCGGGCTTTATACTCTGACACCCGATGGCCAGCTTCTGCCGGTTTCCGGCTCTATGTTGCAGCGTCCACTGGGGGCCTGCCACGTGGATAGTGAGGGACATGTGTGGTGCGCCCGCGCCGATGGGCCCGGTGTGGTGGTCTATGACCCACGTCGCCAGGAAACTGCCGAAGTGCTGACCGACACCGAAGTGACCGCCGTGGCCGGCGATCCCGACCAGAATGTGTGGCTGGCCACCCGCAAGGGGGCGCTGCGGTACGATGCCTACAGTTTTGTCGTCTTTGATACCAGTCGCGGGCTGCCCGACAGTGACGTGCACGCCATGGCTCCGCGAGCCGAAGGTGGGCTGTGGGTTGGTACAGCGCGGGGGGTCTATGCCTTTGACGGGATTCGCTTCCAGCGCGTCCACCCTGAGTTGGACAAAATATCCGTGCGCGCGCTGCTGGCGGCAGAGAACCGTCTGTGGGTTGGGGCGGAAAACGGTCTCTGGCTGTGGGATGGAAGTACCGTCCGGGCTGTGATGGCCGGCGACAGCGCCTTTTCGCAGGTGCGCTCCCTGCTTCTGGATGCCGCGCGCCAGACACTCTGGGTGGCCACGGCCAAGGCCCTGTTCAAGGTTGACAGCACCACCCTGAAACTTGACAGCGAGTCCATTCCACTGGATGGCGAAGTGCGGATGGCGCTGCTGTCACGTTCCGGCACGGTCTGGCTGGCGACGAACGATGGCGTGTATCGCTACGAGCCGGGGACAGCGGAACTCGTCGTCATTGGGACGACGCTGGGGCTGGAAAGCCTCGATGTGCGCGCCATCGTCGAGCAGCCCCAGTCCGGGCGCTTCTGGCTGGCGACCGGACGCGGTATCGAAACCTTCGATGGCGTCAGCTTCATTTCCGATGAATTCCGCGCGGCTGTGCAGGGCGGCGATGTCCAGACACTCTACGTCGAGCAGCATCCCTCCGGGGCCTTTCTATGGGTTGGGCTGGGCGACGGCAGCCTGCGCAAGTTTCTGCTCGATGGCGACGGTGTGGCCCAGACCTATCGGCGCGACCGCTATGACTTGGGCGGGCTGCGCTTCCGGGCCATGGTCGCAACCCCGGACGGCCACCTCTGGCTGGCGACTGATGCCGGTCTCGTGCGCCACCGTCCCAACGTGCGGGCGCCGGTCATTGACATCCGTCTGGAGGCCGATGGCGCCGAACTGCCGGGGACGGCCGAGGCTTCACTGCGCGCCGGTTTTCACCGGTTGAAATTCCGTTTCACGGCCCTCAGCCAGGCCGGGCCCGTGACGTACTTTTACCGTCTGTCGGGCCGGGATGCGAAGTGGCGTATCCTTTCACCCGAACGGACTCCCCTGACAACGGCCGAGTATGCGGTCGCTGGACTTCCAGCCGGTGAACACATCTTTGAAGTCCGGGCGCTCAACCGGGACCTCTACGGGCAGCAGTCTCCGGTGCAGCGGTATGTCGTGCGGATTGACGCTCCGTTTTACCTCCGGGGATGGTTCTGGGCGCTCTGCGTTCTGGTGATGACCGGCGGCGGAACCGGCGTCTGGTTCGTCCAGCGCGCGCGCAGCCGGGAGTACGTCCTGCCGCCGGCCCTGCGCCAGTTCACGCCCATCCAGCCCAATCCCTATGTCGTGGGCAACCCGATTCGCTCCCAGGCGATGTTTTTCGGGCGGGAAGATGACTTCCACTACGTTGCCCGCAAGCTCGAAGGCACCCCCCAGGGGCTGGTCATCGTCTTCTGTGGCGAGCGCCGGACGGGGAAAAGCTCCATCCTGTACCAGATGGCCAACGGCCGGTTAGGCACGGCTTTTGTCCCGGTGTTCATTGACCTGCAGGAAATGCTCGTTCAGGGCGACCGGGAGTTTTTCAGCCGGGTTGCCCGTCTCGTGGTCGAGGCGGTTGCCAAAGCGACGGCCACACCGGTCAGCCTGGCGGCCGACCCGCTCTTCACCTGGGCCGAAGGGATGGAGGTGGCAGCGACTGCCAGAGACAGCCAGGCGTCCGGCGGCAATGTGTATGACCAGGTACGGGAGTTCATCGGGCGGGCCCTGCAGCAGATTGGCAACCGGCAGATGGTCTGGCTGGTGGATGAATACGAGCTGTTTGAGACCAAAATCGAAGAAGACAAGCTTTCACGCGACCTGCTGCCTTTTCTGGCCAGCCTGCTGGACCGTTACGAGCGCCTGTCGTTTGTTTTTACCGGCTCACGCCGTCTCGAAGAACGTGACAAGCGGTTGTGGCGTGATTTGTTGCGGCGCTCACTCTTTCGCAAGGTGTCCTACCTGACGCCGAACGACACCCGCCGGCTCATTACGGAGCCAGTCCGGGATCGTGTCGTGTATGGGCGGGGCGTTGTGGAGGCGATTGTCCGGCTGACCGCCGGGCAGCCTTTCTACACCCAGGTGATTTGTCAGAACATTGTGGACTTTCTCAATGAGCAGGAGCGCCACTATGTTCTGCGGGCCGATGTGCTGACCATCGTGGAGGAAGTCGTCAACAACCCGCTCCCCCAGATGATCTACTTCTGGGAGGCGCTGAGTGACGATGAAAAGCTCGTTCTGGCGCTCGTCGCTGATACGCTGGTGGATGAGCAGGACGTTGTTTCATCCACACGCCTGGCTGCACGGATTACAGAGTGCAGCTATCCCATGACACTTTCCGAGGCTACGATTCGTCTCACGCTCGAAGAACTTTTCCGCCGTGAGTTGTTGGAAAAATATGGCGCCGATGCCTTCGCCTATCGTGTGGATTTGCTGCGCCATTGGATTCGGCGCAGTCACAGCGTCTGGCAGGTGGTGGGTGAAGTCCGTTCGCGCTGA
- the bchB gene encoding ferredoxin:protochlorophyllide reductase (ATP-dependent) subunit B, with translation MRLHYWTYEGPAHVGACRVGTSIPGVHTVLHAPGGDSYTSVLFTMIDRQCGFPSVTNVSYGRKEVSTTGVDRMMTVVEQVERTHKPRVIQVIPTCTSNLLKEDVGGALNRMQATCNAKLLFLQLNAFCEKEDQGADMTFAGLVEHLATGTGERTPEPTVNILGLTSLGFRHRDDLREITQLLNQCGIRVNAALPLGGTAADFQRLGQAWFNVVPYAEIGLRAARVLENRFGQPYLVHAPIGIQATQEFIELVQAKVEELGGRPANFHPRPETMSRVPWYSRSADSHYLTPKRSFVFGVASHALAVARMMEEEIGMRPLAVGTFSYEHAPAFLDECTRRGWNGFYSDDFKEVERRIADAMPDIVLGTQMERHSARRHELPATVISCPAHVTDFPARYSPFAGWEGANVIFDAVTHTLTLGLESHLINMFRELPGVEHDSVLGAVRLPDLPPSPSPMSRNEGVPAEQRGTASAVVSTPATTAVVTAPGTGTPGGEWSGEPRWTEEALAELKKIPFFVRKKAMHNTEKYAREHGLREILPQTIHATRDELSRK, from the coding sequence ATGCGACTTCACTATTGGACATACGAAGGCCCGGCCCACGTCGGCGCGTGCCGGGTCGGCACCTCCATCCCCGGCGTACACACGGTGTTACACGCTCCCGGTGGTGATTCCTACACCAGTGTGCTGTTTACGATGATTGACCGGCAGTGTGGCTTTCCAAGCGTGACGAACGTCAGTTACGGGCGGAAGGAAGTCTCCACGACGGGCGTGGACCGGATGATGACGGTCGTGGAACAGGTCGAGCGGACACACAAACCGCGTGTCATCCAGGTCATCCCCACCTGCACATCCAACCTGCTCAAGGAGGATGTGGGCGGCGCGCTCAACCGAATGCAGGCGACGTGCAACGCCAAGCTGCTGTTTTTGCAGCTCAATGCCTTCTGCGAAAAAGAAGACCAGGGCGCGGATATGACCTTTGCCGGCCTCGTCGAACACCTGGCGACCGGCACGGGCGAGCGGACGCCCGAACCCACAGTCAACATTCTGGGGCTCACCAGCCTGGGCTTTCGCCACCGGGATGACCTGCGTGAAATCACACAGCTTCTGAATCAGTGTGGGATTCGGGTCAATGCCGCCCTTCCCCTTGGCGGTACGGCGGCCGACTTCCAGCGGCTTGGACAGGCCTGGTTCAATGTCGTGCCCTACGCTGAAATCGGGTTGCGCGCCGCCCGGGTTCTCGAAAACCGCTTTGGGCAACCCTATCTGGTACACGCGCCGATTGGGATTCAGGCCACGCAGGAATTCATCGAACTGGTACAGGCTAAGGTCGAGGAACTGGGCGGCCGCCCGGCCAACTTCCATCCACGCCCGGAGACGATGAGCCGGGTTCCGTGGTACTCGCGCTCGGCCGACAGCCACTACCTGACACCCAAGCGGTCATTTGTCTTTGGCGTAGCTTCCCACGCGCTGGCCGTGGCGCGGATGATGGAAGAAGAAATCGGCATGCGCCCGCTGGCCGTCGGCACGTTCTCTTACGAACATGCCCCGGCGTTTCTCGACGAATGCACCCGGCGCGGCTGGAACGGCTTTTACTCGGATGACTTCAAGGAAGTGGAGCGCCGGATTGCCGACGCGATGCCCGATATTGTCCTGGGCACCCAGATGGAGCGGCACTCGGCCCGGCGGCACGAACTGCCAGCGACGGTCATCAGTTGTCCAGCCCACGTCACGGATTTTCCTGCCCGCTATTCTCCATTTGCAGGTTGGGAAGGGGCTAATGTAATCTTCGACGCGGTAACGCATACATTGACGCTTGGTTTGGAATCGCACTTGATCAATATGTTCCGCGAATTGCCGGGTGTAGAACATGACTCGGTACTCGGTGCTGTAAGGTTGCCAGACCTGCCCCCTTCCCCCTCACCGATGAGCCGGAATGAGGGCGTCCCGGCTGAACAGCGCGGGACAGCGTCAGCAGTGGTTTCCACACCGGCGACGACTGCCGTTGTCACCGCCCCCGGAACCGGGACACCCGGCGGCGAATGGTCAGGTGAGCCACGGTGGACGGAAGAAGCGCTCGCGGAGTTGAAAAAAATCCCCTTCTTTGTCCGCAAGAAGGCGATGCACAACACCGAAAAGTACGCGCGTGAGCATGGCCTTCGTGAAATTCTTCCCCAAACGATTCATGCCACGCGGGATGAGCTGTCGCGCAAGTGA
- a CDS encoding ferredoxin:protochlorophyllide reductase (ATP-dependent) subunit N: protein MASLNVIREASCAEGFCSLGCIAWLYRKIRGSFFLIVGSHTCQYFMQSALSVMIFSEPRFATAIIEESDLAAKTADFAHLELDRIVGDIVREYNPTIIFLVGTCPAEIIKVDLQNIGEMLTQKYARPVMFAPVSGLEHTFTQGEDGVLQALLTISPEEAPGTPRELLLVGAVGDLVEDEILEQLAALEIPVRGVLPARDPRRLPAIGPNTVAVALQPYLSMTMNALKRRGVEVLACRTPIGPTATRQFYEAICRAFGKEPPASLATLEAEAWERIGPERELLIGKRVAIIGDNLLELPIANLLCEMGAEIVELSTPYFNRKAMAADVACLPEGLTLYEKPDVIAQAERVIALKPDLTICGLGLANPFESRGLPTKWSIEFTFTPIHGFRHAKDLAEIIARPIRRGNLMAQRGWYVSQPTDAARAGSATA from the coding sequence ATGGCGTCGTTGAATGTCATCCGCGAGGCGAGCTGTGCTGAAGGCTTCTGCTCGCTGGGCTGTATTGCCTGGCTCTACCGCAAGATTCGCGGGTCGTTTTTTCTCATTGTCGGCAGTCACACCTGTCAATACTTCATGCAATCGGCCCTGAGTGTGATGATTTTTTCCGAGCCGCGCTTTGCCACGGCCATCATTGAAGAAAGTGACCTTGCCGCCAAAACGGCCGATTTTGCCCACCTTGAACTTGACCGCATCGTGGGCGACATCGTGCGGGAATACAACCCGACAATTATCTTCCTCGTGGGGACGTGTCCGGCAGAGATCATCAAGGTTGACCTGCAAAACATCGGGGAAATGCTGACGCAGAAATACGCGCGCCCGGTGATGTTTGCGCCGGTTTCCGGTCTGGAGCACACCTTCACGCAGGGCGAAGATGGCGTTTTGCAGGCACTCCTGACGATTTCCCCCGAAGAAGCCCCTGGAACCCCACGGGAACTGCTGCTCGTCGGCGCAGTGGGCGATCTCGTCGAGGATGAAATCCTCGAACAGCTTGCGGCGCTGGAGATTCCCGTGCGAGGCGTGCTGCCGGCGCGTGATCCCCGCCGCTTGCCTGCCATCGGCCCCAACACCGTGGCCGTGGCCTTGCAGCCCTACCTCTCGATGACGATGAACGCCCTCAAGCGCCGTGGCGTGGAAGTGCTTGCCTGCCGGACTCCGATTGGGCCAACTGCCACCCGCCAGTTTTACGAGGCCATCTGCCGCGCCTTTGGGAAAGAACCACCGGCCAGCCTGGCCACACTCGAAGCCGAAGCTTGGGAACGCATTGGCCCCGAACGCGAACTGCTCATCGGCAAACGGGTGGCCATCATCGGCGACAACCTGCTGGAACTCCCCATTGCCAACCTGCTCTGTGAGATGGGTGCCGAAATCGTCGAACTGTCCACACCCTATTTCAACCGCAAGGCCATGGCAGCCGATGTCGCCTGCCTGCCCGAAGGCCTGACGCTTTACGAAAAACCCGATGTCATCGCGCAGGCGGAACGGGTTATTGCCCTCAAGCCCGACCTGACCATCTGCGGGCTGGGGCTGGCCAACCCGTTTGAATCACGTGGGCTGCCCACGAAATGGTCCATCGAGTTTACCTTCACGCCCATTCACGGCTTCAGGCACGCCAAAGACCTGGCGGAAATCATCGCCCGGCCCATCCGGCGCGGGAATCTGATGGCCCAGCGCGGCTGGTACGTCAGCCAGCCAACGGATGCCGCCCGGGCTGGTAGCGCCACTGCCTGA
- the ruvA gene encoding Holliday junction branch migration protein RuvA encodes MITHLTGTLLEKSSASVVVGVGGIGFSVGVSLYTYDRLPEVGNTVSLHTYLLVREDALLLYGFCDRIEREFFLRLLAIAGVGARTALAVLSGFSPADLAQVILAGDGRRLSGVPGIGKKMAERIIIELRDKLPDVPLPHVAVQSPANADEPLRRDVVSALINFGWSPAVVEKAVAQTLAEETSRDLSYLIKQTMKRLYR; translated from the coding sequence GTGATTACGCATCTGACAGGGACATTGCTGGAGAAAAGCTCGGCATCGGTTGTGGTCGGAGTTGGCGGCATCGGTTTCAGCGTAGGGGTTTCGCTCTACACCTATGACCGTCTGCCGGAGGTCGGGAACACCGTGTCCCTGCACACTTACCTGCTCGTCCGCGAGGACGCCTTGTTGCTGTATGGTTTTTGTGACCGGATCGAACGGGAGTTCTTCCTGCGCCTGCTGGCCATTGCCGGCGTGGGTGCGCGGACGGCGCTGGCGGTGCTGTCCGGCTTCAGCCCGGCGGACCTGGCGCAGGTCATTCTTGCCGGTGATGGCCGACGGCTGTCCGGTGTGCCGGGTATCGGAAAGAAGATGGCTGAGCGTATTATCATTGAGTTGCGCGACAAGCTCCCGGATGTCCCGCTCCCCCACGTGGCTGTCCAGTCCCCGGCCAATGCTGACGAACCTCTCAGGCGGGATGTTGTTTCGGCGCTCATCAACTTCGGCTGGTCGCCGGCAGTCGTGGAAAAGGCCGTGGCGCAGACGCTGGCCGAGGAAACGAGCCGGGATTTGAGCTACCTCATCAAGCAGACCATGAAGCGACTCTACCGCTAG